The sequence GTTCTACGTCTTGTACTTAAGCTGTAGTTGGCGAATGGGCTCTGCGCCAGCATCGCATAGCTAAAGATGGGATTGAAACAAAACTGTCATGAAATCAGCTTTTTGCAGATGAAAAAAAGGGGCTCGAGAGCCCCTTTTTCAGCAGCGGGTCAAGCTTATTGACCCGGAATGTCCTTGCGCAGTTTCACAGGGTCCTGCTGTTTCTTCTTTTTCGCGATGGCGGTGCGCATCTTGATATTCACCGCTTCTACTGCCAGGGAGAAGGCCATGGCGAAGTAGACGTAGCCTTTCGGTACGTGCACGTCGAAGGCTTCGGCGATCAGCACGGTACCCACCACCAGCAGGAACGACAGCGCCAGCATTTTCAACGACGGGTGTTTGTCGATGAATTCGCTGATGGTGCCAGCGGCCAGCATCATCACCAGTACGGCGACGACGATCGCGGCGACCATCACCGGGACGTGGGACACCATGCCGACGGCGGTGATGACCGAGTCCAGGGAGAACACGATGTCGATGATCGCGATCTGGATGATGGTGTAGATGAACTTGCCGCCCTTGCCGCCCGGCTCTTCGTGGGTTTCGTCTTCACCTTCCAGGGCGTGATACATCTCCTGGGAGCTTTTCCACAGCAGGAACAGACCACCGAAGAACAGAATCATGTCGCGACCGGAAATGCCCTGGCCGAAGACCACGAACAGATCGGCGGTCAGTTGCATGACCCAGGTGATCGACAGCAGCAACAGGATTCGCGTGACCATGGCCAGGGCCAGGCCGAAAATCCGGGTGCGTGCCTGCATATGCTTGGGCAT is a genomic window of Pseudomonas sp. ADAK18 containing:
- a CDS encoding TerC family protein produces the protein MEWLTNPEIWIAFFTLTALEIVLGIDNIIMISILVSRMPKHMQARTRIFGLALAMVTRILLLLSITWVMQLTADLFVVFGQGISGRDMILFFGGLFLLWKSSQEMYHALEGEDETHEEPGGKGGKFIYTIIQIAIIDIVFSLDSVITAVGMVSHVPVMVAAIVVAVLVMMLAAGTISEFIDKHPSLKMLALSFLLVVGTVLIAEAFDVHVPKGYVYFAMAFSLAVEAVNIKMRTAIAKKKKQQDPVKLRKDIPGQ